The DNA region ATTACTCAAAGAACAACTGCATTAGTATCTTTTGCCTTAGAAATGGACCTTAATACAGTATTGAAACTTTTCTTCAGACGTTTAGATTCACTGTTTTTAGACTCTAAGATAAGAATATATCCTGATCTCACAAGAGAAACACAGAAGAGACGCAAGGTTTTTTTAGCATTGCGTCAAAGAGCTATAGTTATTGGAGCAAATTTTGTGCTCAAATTTCCATGTATATGTTGAATattatttcaaacaaaaaattatCAATTCTTTGAACCTAAAAAGTTAATAGATTTCCTGACTTCTAGAGAAGAGGAAAATGTAAATGTAATAGTCAAGTAACAGAATGTGGACTGCAAAGATCGCTAGGAGGAAGATAACGGATCAGCACCTCTCTTCTAATTGTTTTACTATTGAATGTATAAGGAATTCTTTTCCTAATTTCCTTTCTTGGATCTTTATTTCTGTATTCTTCAAAGTTTAGGACGATATTGTTAAAAGTTAATTTCGATGGATAAGAATTTCAACATATGATGAACATTGCTAATTGCAAAATTATATTGTTTTGTgctatataataatataataataataaagaaatttaaacataagtcaaaataaaaataaatttgttgtttcatgcagatctcttttgtttaaatataactaaatgggAACAGAaatttaggcacgatatatagaatccaaggattAACGTGTGGGAAAGGTTTTTGCTTCGTGGTAACTGTATGGGCAGATGCTGGGAATACTCACAATATTTACAGCACAGGTTTAGTACAAGGTTCCCTGAGCTCTCCATTGTAATATTTCTGTAGTTTAAAATAATGTGTAACAGTTTCCTTTTCTTATACAAGAAGTGATTCAAcaggtatgtatttattttttgactGATTGATTTAATAAAATCCTACATACCTTTTTCTTGGACCAACAATGGTCCATTCAAGATCGTatacatatacataaaaacaataaTGTTAAAAGAAATTAGCAGAAAATACAGCAGCATATATTAGTCTGTGGGGAACAAAAATCAGATAAGATGTTGCTTCCCTAAGATCTGTTGGGAACGTATTCTAGAGTTcagtaggttatcaatagaaatcaaacaaaataaaacatggaaaagaaaataagatgataccttttttattggacataacttaatacatttcttgatgtccccatgcatacctccgacccacccccatcctcccaccctgtcagactgtcatagtaatgcttgaatgttttcacttatatacactgtcggctagcacatttgcttatttccgatctgacgaagaagggcaaccttcgaaagctaatcaagaaatgtattaagttatgtccaataaaagaggtatcatcttattttcttttccatgttttattttgtttgatttctattgataaccttaagagtggactaacacggctaccacactcctctactagagTTCAGTAGAAAGGCCCTTTTCTGCCCCTTCATCAAATGAATTTCTTAATAGAAGGGATTCCCAACAAGGGTGCGACAGTCTGacaggcacatacatttgcaaaTCATAGTATAAttgcaatggcttctggtgtTAAGAGAAGACAACTAGACTAGAATATTTTGAAATTCTCATCTAGTCAAATCCAGCTTCATAGAAGACCTCTGTGTTGTTCCTATCCTTTTATTAGATTGAAAGGCAGCTCTTCGAAGAGACGGTGAAGAATCTGAATAACTACTATGTGGAAGCCGAGAAGATTGGAGGCAGCTCATACCTGGAAGGTTGTCTTGCATGTGCTACTGCCTATTTCATCTTCCTGTGCATGGAAACCCATTATGAGAAGGTATGTGTTTAAAAGAAACATAAGAAGGGGGTTTGATCTGTAGCATAACTAATATGAAGAAAGTAAGGAGGTCCCCATTTGTAAGCCACAGAGGTAAACTGAAGATATATAAAGCCTAAACCAGAGAGAGGTACAAGCAGAATTAGAGTGAAGTCAATGGGAAAACTAGTTAAGGGAAACAGAGATTGAAGACAAATGGAAGGAAAATGAAGATATTTaagtaattttaaaaagcataGGTTCCAATTACTCATCTAAAAAGTGGATTTACACATGTGAAACCAGGACCGGTGTTAGATTTGCTGGGGCCCAATGCAGAGACTTAGAAGGGGGGGTGGCTAAAATGCACTGTCAGGTTGAGCTTCCTTTAATTTTGGGCAAGCTTTGGGCCCCTGTGTTGTGGGCACCCAGGGCAGTGGCCTTGGTTGCCACTCTTTAATGCTGGCCCTGTGTGAAGCCATAAATGTGGTGACTTTGGAAAAGGCactacttacacatgtaaatgacaacATGCAGAGTTCCTTGCATGGTCTGGCCATGCTTTAGGTGGTCCTTCGAGTACACACATATATTCTATGTTTACAACAGCAATGCATGTATTCCTCAACATTTGTACCCACCATCATTCACACTCATTGTCACTCTGTGTGAATATAAGACATAGAGCCAACACGTTTTTGTGACAGTCTCTGTATAGGGAAGTATTACACAGGCCCAGGCTCactacaacctctgatctgctgaTAATGATTACTGACCGTAAGATTATCCATACCAATAATGGTATAGTTTCCATAGCAAGATTAATAGTAAGCAGAAGTAAAATCCCAATAATAGTTTCTTATAATTCCTATAATAAGCTCAGGGAGAGATATTCAGCTTGCGGTGTTCAGAGGTTTTTGAAGCCACTTACAACCGCAGGCTCAATTAatctcagatattcaataccagggccACATGTGGGCTCCaggattgaatatctggatatgtagagtcacctggaagttaactaGGCTTCAGTCGATATTTATAGTAGGACGATGcccggttagcttagcggataaagttaggacagcatttATGCTGTCCACAACACATAATCCCTGACCAACTTACCTTTTTGGCCTGGGGCATGGAGGAACCTGTGATGGTGGAGACTTATTCACCTCTCTGAATCATAAATCCAGCTCCCCTGGGACAAGTTTGACATTATGAGGAAGGCTCCCTTCCTCATGGCTATTGTGCATGTACATTTATAAAATGTTCCAAATAATGTGAATGTTGCCACTGATTATAAAACAGTGTTATATACATCTCACAAAGGAGCCAACTTTGTAAGTACCAGTGAGTGCCGAGCACTCCCAATATGGAGCAAGCACCTACATTGtggccagggaggggtaatttatattgggcccgatattcagactgcaagaAATAGCCGGGCTGTCTCCCGCGGTCGgcgctaaacctggatattcaatgctggtccatttccggtgaccagcattgaatatctggtttaactttggccagcctgATTTTAACTGGccacgctgatattcagtgctggccacttAAAGTGAGATTGGCCAACGTTATCCCACCTATCTGGCTGCCAAACTTGGCCACTCTCGCtttaaaaattggtggatagccggttatatcgcccagtataaccagctatctttaagctgttaagcggtgatattcagtgccaaagagCTGgctatccagcactgaatatcgtcaGATAGCCGCTTTAAGTGCCGTTTTAGCGGCCATTTTCCATTGAATATCGGGCGGATTGTGTTTTTCACAGAAATATCCCTTCATATGAAGCTGCTCTGCTTCTTGTGCATTTATATTTAAATAATGGCTCTGTTTTTTGTGCATAGGAGCCACATACATCTACAGCTTCAATAGTGCtatgtgcattttataaaaggctcagcTCGGTCGGGGGAGGAGTGGTGGCCATGTGAATCTTGTTGGCATGGTGATTGTGCTTACCTGCTGTTACCGCTTTTGGAGATTGCCCCATACTAACTGAAAAGGGGTTGTTTGAACTGCTTCCCTGGCAGTTAGGACTTCCTATCCCAGTCTATAGTGTGATATGCTGCCAAGAATTTGCATCCTGGAGGGGTTGTCTTGCAGTGGCCCCGAATGAAGGAGAAATTGGGGCTTTCGGGCTCAATGTTACTCTCTCACCTCCAGTTTCCAACCCACCATCACATTCCATTGACCCCAAAGTTGCTGTGGGGTTTCCCAGTACGGAAGTCACTTTGGTTGGGGGCATGCTCTCTCGGGCATCAGGCGGTGAGCAAAGCGAGGCAGGCATTTGAAGCAGAATGCAGGAGGAACTCCAGAGTCCTGTGGCAGTGTCACTGGAGAGCATATGGAAAGTTCTCCAGAAATTGGATTCTACAGTTGCTGATTCAACCAAAGATGTCTTGAAGCTTGTGAGTAAAATTGATGACCTGTCTAAAACTTTGGAAAACACTCACCCTGATTTTTCTACTCAAATTGACACTATAAAGGAAGATGTGAAATCGTTACAAGATTTAATAGCTGTTATGGTTACTGACAAAAATGGAAGATTGAACAACTACAGAATTTTAATCGGAGATTAAATTGTTTTGTGAACTTTCAGAGCTCCCTGGGGGATTCCCTTTAAAAAGTACTTAATTGAATTCCTTACGTTTCCTCAAGAAGCTATTCTGCCTGTGAACAGATATATTATGTTCCCACTTGGACTCTTTCTGATGATGACACACAAACCCAGGCACTGGAAGTTAGAACTGAAGTATTGAATGTATCTGAACTGCTggacttttctctctctctgaaggGTCTGACAGAGCCACTTTCTTGGTGTCATTTGTATTTGAGCATAATTTTTAAATGCTATTTTGAAATTATATTTTCAGTATTCTCATACTTTGTTTTGTAGTAAGAAGGTGTgggtatattttattattttattttggtgcatttttaccccacattttcccacataagcaggcgcaaTGCGACTCATATCCTGATGTGACTAGGCAAACACAAGATCAAAGAAAAGCCTTCTTAGCCAAGAGCTAAGAGGTTTTGGCTTTAGGGGTGtattttttgttattgtaaatgTTAATGCAGCAGttcacaggacaaagagacaaacagagactacaaacaggtaagggaatgaaatatgaacttggggacagtgaatggagaagaatagggagaggggatgggggagatagaggaaggagtagtggtgtctgggatTGGAAGCTAGAAGGGGTAAGGAAAGctgaaaacacaaatgaggcaggtgagggtggaaacgttccgactacggcacacagaAAAAGGTTacaggtactgaacaaactctcagctttctctgcaaacaacgattcagctttctctcccaacaacgctctcgccactctccaactgcacaaaatcgctaatgggtctaaggacgacttcccccttaccctggtcacatttatttcaggtctaactaaggacgcccatgttcccacccTTGCGAAACCATTTTGGCAGCAGTTATACGCTGGGGGCGCCTATCTCGTAatgccgcccctaacacgccccctgtggggatgaccatagatgggcgtcctcgcgctgAGGGCATCCTtatggccctgtttcgattaatggatttgggcgaccttctttcacggggacgcccatgtgccttttgtgtcgctttctggatgcccttctctttcgaaaatgagcctgaaggtGTATAAAACCTTATGTGTCAATATTAACACCTTGAATTTAATTTCTTTGTTTGAATCTCCTTATTCTTAGGGTATCACATCCCCACTTTTTGAGGTCTAAAGAGGCAGATAAATAGGTTTAATgaaatttgttttctttgttaaATATTATGCATATTTTGCTTGGGCACATTTTcacttgtgatatataaataaaaataaataaataaaagtttcaGCTTTGACCAAACGTTTTAtaaaaacttggccaagttttaaATGGGTGGACTTAGATgttcatttccccacctataggaTCTCTGCAAAGTCATCATTATCGTAGCTAAATggataaaaaaatgaaatggaaaaagaaaaatataatagCCCAGTGTTAAACGTAcagtttactatccagcttataatcgaaagagaaaaacgcctatatttcgacccaaatctggagatgggcgtttttctcgcaaaggcgcccaaatcggtataatcgaaagccgatttttggcgtttccaactgcactccgtcgcggaaacgaataaagttgacgggggggtgtcggaggagggactggggcatggttattagccgaggaaagatgggcgtctgtagctgataatcgaaaaaaaagcagtttttactgcgattttaggtcacttttttggaccctttttattcacgaacaagtccccaaaaagtgccccaactgcccagatgaccactggagggaattggggatgacgtccccggactcccccagtggtcactaaccccctcccaccaaaaaaacccccactttaaaaacttttttcccagcttgtatgccagcctcaaatgccgtacccacctccatgacagcagaacgtgttcgatcctctcacagcctttccctgggtcagatgtggctctcgggtgcactacagggtcacatcagcattgcattgtggtgggtgtagggtattgggctccgtgatttcattagcttgtgttacagtctcacgatgttggtaggcatttctcccatggtgctttcccccctgcctactgggtcaaagtgtgccctgttgtgtttcctgttgtagtccatgcggtagtggccatttttgtaagccagttttagttccctttcctctgttagccacgttagacaacttagttcttaccttgaaagtggctgaaagagggcattgtacaccattctgccagctctgacctactgctaatctcagtaccagggagactcgttgccagtgggccacaacctctgcagttaactgtgagtaaacgtgcttattccaataaaggacgttttcggagagattagtcttcatttgtcaactggtgtgccaatgttatacagcagcaacaagtcctagaggcctgcgtgtatgcaggtccctggagcaactttagtgggtaccgcagtgcacttcaggcaggtggacccaggcccatccccccccccacctgtaacacttgtgctggtaaatgggaggcctccaaaacccactgtacccacatgtaggtgtccccttcacccctaagagctatggtaatgttgtacatttgtgggtagtgggttttgggggaggggggttgggagctcagcacccgtggtaagggagctatgcatgtgggagctttttctgaagtccaccgcactgacctagggtgcccagttggtgtcctggcatatcaggggggccagtgtactaccaatcctggcccctcccacaaccaaatggcttggattaggacgtttttgagctgggcatttttagtttccattatcgctaaaaaaaacaaacgcccagctcaaaaacgtccattttttcgaaaatacggttcgacctgccccttcacggacccgttctcagagataaacgcccatggagataggcgtttgcattcgattatgcccctccacagatcCTTGAAGTCAATATTCACAAAAAGCTAAGCACCTAATTCAAGGTGCCTAAGGGACTCTGTTAAAACGCTGCGGTACTGCTCCTGAGGAGTTGCAATGCTCCAATCCGGCACTACCGCCGGCCTACCGTGGGAACCAGCAGTTGCGCTGCCCCCactgcacaccatttctggtttgaccagaaatatatttttctttttaccgctggggtaatcgggcagcactgcaTATTCTTTGAGATTGTATTTGAGGTGGGTGGTGGCATGCGAATGCCTATGTTATGCATTTTTGAACCACCTCAGCTTACTGCCTTTCTTGGAACTAAAAAAACTTGCTACTTCATCACAAGTTCAGGAGGAATGATAATAGTTTAATGTAATTGTCTGAGATAATTTAAGTCTTTTCCTAATTGATTATTTACCTATTATATTTTTGACCTCCTAAACTTTAATCTTGGATCTCAAACTAGTGGACTTGAGGAACCGGTAGGCTTAGATtttcttatttgtattttttttcttggcaTGTTGTATTACTTTGCTGTAGAAATGTTGTAATGCTTGGTTGTAAAATtaaaaatttcattaaaaaaaaaagaacacaggaGTCACAATGTATGTGAATACTTTATAAAATGTGAGCAGACTGCATTTTGTATGTACATTTTGTATGTACATTTATCCCTGttattcagcaggtgtaaatatacATGGCTTCATTATAGTCATGATTTCAGCAGTATTTGTGCTCctatgcagtgccgtagcgagggcagctgacacccggggcgtgttgccgctgtgcacccctcCACCCCGGGTgtagcacggcgcaccctcccccctccagagcgcacccccccggagcgcgtaTTTACGAGGGAAAGCGGCGagggaaagcggcgagggatgggcaggagggccgaaccgccccgagtgcatgtcgctgggagctgcgtcggctccactggttccctgctctctctggcccggaacaggaagtaacctgttccggggcagagggagcagggaaccagcggagccgacacccccctccagtggcgtgcacccggggtagaccgccccaccgcccccccccttcctacgccactgctcctatgTCATAAAGGTAGAGAGACACCATTCTTGATGGATGTAAAATTATGTGTGTGGTAGACAATTTTCTAAAACTCTGTCACCTGCGTTATTGGAGGTCAGAGGAGGCAACAACAGACATAGGTTTGGATATATTCTCAAAACTATGCACATTGTTTTGCCTGGAAAAAGTGCCCACAGAAAAAGCAGGTACAAGTTTTTTGTTGGTACTTTTTCCAAGTGCATTAATCAAAGGAAAACTACCTGCATAAATATTACCCGTGGAGCTTGCACCAATGTGATCAAGTTAATTATTGTCCCCTTTAGCCAGATTCAATGGTCTCCTTTCTGGAAGAAATAAATCAAGGATGGAGAGGGATGGGTGAGGGATGACAGGGGCAGCAGAATGGAGAGTTAGTGACTTTCTTTGCACTtgatagtttgtttgtttttttcttttgtaggtATTGAAGAAAATTTCCAAGTATATTCAAGAGCAGAATGAAAAGATCTATGCTCCCAGAGGCCTCCTAATTACAGACCCTGTAGAGCGTGGCATGAGAGTTGTATCCT from Microcaecilia unicolor chromosome 5, aMicUni1.1, whole genome shotgun sequence includes:
- the GOLGA7B gene encoding golgin subfamily A member 7B; translated protein: FQGHNLQELRRSASLATKVFIQRDYSEGTMCQFQTKFPPELDSRIERQLFEETVKNLNNYYVEAEKIGGSSYLEGCLACATAYFIFLCMETHYEKVLKKISKYIQEQNEKIYAPRGLLITDPVERGMRVIEISIYEDRCSSGSSSSGSSSTTSSGGGGGVANRGR